The bacterium genome includes the window GACAAAAAGTGAGGAGAAACGATGGACGTCTTTCTTGTTCTCTTTGTAATAATATCACTCTTAGTCCTTGGCGGATTAGGTTACTTCAGTAATTCTCGTGGGAAGGTAAACAGGCTTTTCGCCAGCATGGCGCTGTGGGCAGCGATTTGGGCAGCGTCCAACTTTTTGGAAAGTGAAGTCAGAAATCCCACGATTGCTTCCTTCTTGCTAAGGCTGGATTTTGCCTCCGCGGCGCTTCTTGCCTATTTCTTTCTTCTCTTCTGCGTAAACTTTCCGAATCCTTCTTCGCGTTGGAAAAATAAGGAATACATCGTTTTTATTCCAGCTGCGTTCCTGGCTGTTATTTCTTTTTCCCCTCTTATTGTCAAGGACATTGTGACTTACAGGGGCGGACTGCAGTTACAGTTTGGAAGGGGCAACTTATTTTGGATATATGCTTTGTGTCTTTTTGGTTATATGGTTTTAGGATGCACCAATTTAGTCATAAAATGGAGGAAATTTTCGGGCATTCCCAAAGTTCAAGTTTCTTATGTTTTATTAGGACTTTCGCTCTCAGCTTTCCCGGCGTTATTCATAAATTTGGTCTTAAGTCAAATAATGGAGCTTTCACTGACAATATCCAGATTAGGTATCTATGGAATTCTCTTCTTTGCAGGTTTGACGACCTATGCCGTTGTTACCTATCGTCTAATGAACATCAATGTAGCTATTACCAGGGGAACTCTATTTACAGTAGTATATACCTTTGTGTTGGGTATTCCGGTAGGTGTGGGCTTCTGGGGGCGGAGTTACCTTTCTCAAGAGATAGGGGTAAATTGGTGGCTTATACCTCTTGGGATAATGTTAATTTTGGCCAGTTTGGGTCCGACATTCTATGCCACTCTTCGGAGAAAAGCCGAAAGTGAGCGTCGGAGGTACCAGGAGAAATTAATTGCGCTGGCGAAGCAGATGACTTTGACCAAGGACTTGGGGAGTCTTCTGGTTTTGATTATTCGTAGGGTGACGAAGGAAATGGGAATCAGTTATGCCCGCATCTATCTATTGGATAGGAAAACCAATGAATATGTGCGGGAAGCCCGTTATGGCAAAGAGAGAAGAAGACAGTTTGGAGATTCTCTTTGTGAGGATTCTCCTTTAATCCGGATGTTATCCAGAAGTAGAGATGTAGGACCTCTTTTGAAAGAGGAAGTCATCAGCCATTTTGAGACCAGTGAACCCGAACATTTGGAAGAAGTTAAAGTGCAATTGAGAAGTATGGGAGCGGCTGTATTATTGCCTGCTTTCATTGGCGAAGAGCTGGTTGCCTTTTTGGTATTGGGCACAAAGCGTTCCAAAGAGATTTACACATCTGACGATTTAGCCATGTTTAAGATTTTAGCCGGACAGGCGGGCTTAGCGATTGAGAATGCTCAGTTCTACCATGAACTCAAAGAGGCTCAATCAACAATACTTCAGGCAGCCAAGCTCTCTTCTATTGGAGAGTTGGCTGCTGGCTTTGCCCACCAAATAGATAATCCTTTGGGGATTATTAGTGCGGGATGTCAATTGTGCAATCTTGATATAAAAGAATGGCTGGGTCATGAAGACCTTCCTGAGAACCAGAAAAAAGTGCTGGAAGCGATGGAAGACAGGATGAATAAAGTAATAGATACTGCTCACCGGGCAGCTAAGCTTG containing:
- a CDS encoding ATP-binding protein, producing MDVFLVLFVIISLLVLGGLGYFSNSRGKVNRLFASMALWAAIWAASNFLESEVRNPTIASFLLRLDFASAALLAYFFLLFCVNFPNPSSRWKNKEYIVFIPAAFLAVISFSPLIVKDIVTYRGGLQLQFGRGNLFWIYALCLFGYMVLGCTNLVIKWRKFSGIPKVQVSYVLLGLSLSAFPALFINLVLSQIMELSLTISRLGIYGILFFAGLTTYAVVTYRLMNINVAITRGTLFTVVYTFVLGIPVGVGFWGRSYLSQEIGVNWWLIPLGIMLILASLGPTFYATLRRKAESERRRYQEKLIALAKQMTLTKDLGSLLVLIIRRVTKEMGISYARIYLLDRKTNEYVREARYGKERRRQFGDSLCEDSPLIRMLSRSRDVGPLLKEEVISHFETSEPEHLEEVKVQLRSMGAAVLLPAFIGEELVAFLVLGTKRSKEIYTSDDLAMFKILAGQAGLAIENAQFYHELKEAQSTILQAAKLSSIGELAAGFAHQIDNPLGIISAGCQLCNLDIKEWLGHEDLPENQKKVLEAMEDRMNKVIDTAHRAAKLVQRIRGYVKPADRDFEATDLNSVLEDALGLSQYQISHGGINVTKDIPQDLPKIKGIGVQLEQVFLNMIINACEAMAGKKGELTISARMGKDDPHKVEVILADNGSGIPKENLRKLFNLFYTTKGSQGTGVGLSMAYRIVKDHNGDIEVESEPGKGTRFTVYLPIWEEKS